The following coding sequences lie in one Rutidosis leptorrhynchoides isolate AG116_Rl617_1_P2 chromosome 6, CSIRO_AGI_Rlap_v1, whole genome shotgun sequence genomic window:
- the LOC139852604 gene encoding probable phytol kinase 3, chloroplastic isoform X1: MAAAGAGPMLLPDSPLSGDVCALVISTCIALSLLRIFEETAKRGIFDQKLNRKLVHITIGLVFMLCWPLFSSGNQGAIIAALVPGINIVKVLLIGLGIVKDEATVKSMSRFGDHRTKWSGFSQYVELLTGPLYYASTITLCGTFYWRTSPIGIAAVCNLCAGDGFADIIGRRFGKKKLPYNTDKSFAGSLAMATSGFIASVGYMYYYSMFGFIEKSFGIVIGFLMVSIASALVESHPISTQFDDNLTVPLTSVLIGTLIFL; encoded by the exons ATGGCTGCTGCCGGAGCCGGGCCGATGTTGTTGCCGGATTCACCACTCTCCGGTGACGTTTGTGCCTTGGTTATCTCCACCTGCATTGCACTCTCATTGCTTCGTATTTTTGAAGAAACTGCAAAAAGAGGGATTTTTGACCAG AAACTAAACAGGAAGCTTGTGCATATAACTATTGGATTGGTATTCATGTTATGCTGGCCTCTCTTCAG TTCAGGCAATCAAGGAGCAATAATAGCAGCTCTTGTTCCCGGTATTAACATAGTGAAAGTGCTTCTTATTGGACTTGGAATAGTAAAAGATGAGGCAACTGTAAAATCCATGAGCAGATTTGGAGACCATAG GACAAAGTGGTCAGGTTTTTCCCAATATGT GGAACTTTTAACTGGTCCATTATACTACGCATCTACGATTACTTTGTGTGGTACATTTTATTGGAGAACGTCCCCGATTGGCATTGCTGCAGTTTGCAATCTTTGCGCTGGAGATG GTTTTGCTGACATCATAGGGAGGCGTTTCGGAAAAAAGAAGCTCCCTTATAACACCGATAAATCTTTTGCTGGGTCCCTTGCAATGGCAACTTCTGGATTCATAGCCTCTGTCGG GTACATGTATTATTATTCGATGTTTGGTTTTATCGAGAAAAGTTTTGGAATAGTTATTGGTTTCTTGATGGTGTCTATTGCAAGTGCATTGGTCGAGTCCCACCCGATTAGCACTCAGTTTGATGACAATTTGACGGTGCCTCTCACCTCTGTCTTGATTGGAACTTTGATTTTTTTATAA
- the LOC139852604 gene encoding probable phytol kinase 3, chloroplastic isoform X2 — protein sequence MAAAGAGPMLLPDSPLSGDVCALVISTCIALSLLRIFEETAKRGIFDQKLNRKLVHITIGLVFMLCWPLFSSGNQGAIIAALVPGINIVKVLLIGLGIVKDEATVKSMSRFGDHRELLTGPLYYASTITLCGTFYWRTSPIGIAAVCNLCAGDGFADIIGRRFGKKKLPYNTDKSFAGSLAMATSGFIASVGYMYYYSMFGFIEKSFGIVIGFLMVSIASALVESHPISTQFDDNLTVPLTSVLIGTLIFL from the exons ATGGCTGCTGCCGGAGCCGGGCCGATGTTGTTGCCGGATTCACCACTCTCCGGTGACGTTTGTGCCTTGGTTATCTCCACCTGCATTGCACTCTCATTGCTTCGTATTTTTGAAGAAACTGCAAAAAGAGGGATTTTTGACCAG AAACTAAACAGGAAGCTTGTGCATATAACTATTGGATTGGTATTCATGTTATGCTGGCCTCTCTTCAG TTCAGGCAATCAAGGAGCAATAATAGCAGCTCTTGTTCCCGGTATTAACATAGTGAAAGTGCTTCTTATTGGACTTGGAATAGTAAAAGATGAGGCAACTGTAAAATCCATGAGCAGATTTGGAGACCATAG GGAACTTTTAACTGGTCCATTATACTACGCATCTACGATTACTTTGTGTGGTACATTTTATTGGAGAACGTCCCCGATTGGCATTGCTGCAGTTTGCAATCTTTGCGCTGGAGATG GTTTTGCTGACATCATAGGGAGGCGTTTCGGAAAAAAGAAGCTCCCTTATAACACCGATAAATCTTTTGCTGGGTCCCTTGCAATGGCAACTTCTGGATTCATAGCCTCTGTCGG GTACATGTATTATTATTCGATGTTTGGTTTTATCGAGAAAAGTTTTGGAATAGTTATTGGTTTCTTGATGGTGTCTATTGCAAGTGCATTGGTCGAGTCCCACCCGATTAGCACTCAGTTTGATGACAATTTGACGGTGCCTCTCACCTCTGTCTTGATTGGAACTTTGATTTTTTTATAA
- the LOC139851963 gene encoding shikimate O-hydroxycinnamoyltransferase-like codes for MNIFVRESTMVYPAEKTRSTKLWISNLDLMVAHIQIPCVYFYRPNSASNFFDIKVMKEALSRALVPFYPMAGRMKEDKDGRIELDCQGQGVLFVEAESNGVIDDLGDFAPTLEVQKLIPVVDYSLGLESSPLLLVQVTNFKCGGVCVGVSMHHVVVDGVAGFNFINTWSDMARGLNLNVPPIMDRTLLRARHPPQPMFKHVEYQPTKTMAKTTSDEIAVSVYKLTRDQLNVLKRKFKQDNSMINYSTFELLSGHIWKCASTARGLPVDQETKLYVHVDARARLKPALSVGYFGNAVLTTTPVALAGEIQSNTSWYAASKVHDILTTMNNDYVRSTIDYLELSDVMALTCDIAETYKSSNFAITSWTTLPIHDADFGWGRPIFMGPGGITLEGLAFVLPSPVKDGSLSIVISLQAQHMRLFRKLFYELFLINS; via the exons ATGAATATATTTGTAAGAGAATCGACAATGGTGTATCCAGCAGAAAAAACTCGTAGTACGAAGCTATGGATCTCAAATCTCGACTTGATGGTTGCGCATATTCAAATACCATGTGTGTATTTCTATCGGCCTAATAGCGCTAGCAACTTTTTCGATATAAAAGTCATGAAGGAAGCTTTGAGTAGAGCGTTGGTTCCGTTTTACCCGATGGCAGGACGAATGAAGGAAGACAAAGATGGACGGATTGAGCTTGATTGTCAAGGACAAGGTGTTTTGTTTGTTGAAGCCGAATCTAATGGTGTGATCGATGATTTAGGTGATTTTGCGCCAACGTTAGAGGTTCAAAAACTTATCCCGGTGGTCGATTACTCCCTAGGTCTCGAATCATCTCCTCTGTTGCTCGTGCAG GTAACTAACTTCAAATGCGGAGGGGTATGTGTGGGAGTTAGTATGCACCATGTGGTTGTGGATGGTGTAGCCGGGTTCAACTTTATTAACACATGGTCCGATATGGCTCGTGGTCTAAACCTCAATGTACCACCCATCATGGACCGAACACTCCTTCGTGCTCGACACCCACCACAACCCATGTTTAAGCACGTCGAATATCAACCCACTAAAACAATGGCCAAAACAACATCAGATGAAATCGCCGTTTCTGTTTACAAGTTGACTCGCGACCAACTCAATGTGCTCAAACGAAAATTTAAACAAGATAATAGTATGATAAACTACAGCACCTTTGAATTACTCTCGGGTCATATTTGGAAGTGTGCGTCTACAGCTCGTGGGCTGCCGGTTGATCAGGAAACAAAGCTTTACGTTCATGTTGATGCACGGGCCCGCCTTAAACCCGCTCTGTCAGTTGGTTATTTTGGCAATGCTGTATTGACAACTACGCCTGTAGCTTTGGCAGGCGAGATTCAATCGAATACTAGTTGGTACGCTGCTAGTAAGGTTCACGACATCTTAACAACGATGAATAATGATTATGTAAGGTCAACAATCGACTATTTGGAACTAAGTGATGTAATGGCTTTGACTTGCGATATCGCTGAAACTTATAAAAGCTCGAATTTTGCGATAACGAGTTGGACTACACTTCCCATTCATGATGCTGACTTTGGATGGGGCCGACCTATTTTCATGGGGCCCGGTGGTATTACATTGGAAGGCTTGGCATTTGTGCTTCCGAGCCCGGTCAAGGATGGGAGCTTGTCGATCGTTATATCGCTACAAGCTCAACACATGAGGCTATTCAGAAAGTTGTTTTATGAACTCTTCCTTATAAATTCTTGA